A stretch of the Xiphias gladius isolate SHS-SW01 ecotype Sanya breed wild chromosome 19, ASM1685928v1, whole genome shotgun sequence genome encodes the following:
- the ncaph gene encoding condensin complex subunit 2: protein MSAASTPVSRVRPGWTSSSLKNKGLSPAACSTPLLAAFPGNDDEQERRQRRRSRVIDLQAATDSSFNESASHSATGTPAAVPKLSNAQISEHYSTCIKLSTENKITTKNAFGLHLIDYMADILKQKDSELTNFKVAAGTLDASTKIYAVRVDAVHADAYRVLGGLGAETKPGEDHGPKEDGRDDDGVAGPEVTAKQPKKKRPPKRTVEQNLSNINSSDSERKCEVDPMFQRMASSFDESSTAGVFLSVLFSENSRCELLFPSYMTLLQSRASYSPPPPQAVSASPFMAGLQRSQEKSSICPSLQDFSFTSWNPEQTMNQLLEKMKQGEHVFDVNADPEPEPEEDDCPDFDADYEEGLGDGEEGSKEQKEGCEASGSGKGRDVIPIGEGDIATMCLHLSSQPREYSYFSPRTMSTWAGPGYWQFKPKHKLDHLPDKETRKRKPKKIFEIDFNDDVNFDTYFRTTRAATTNSKSALSVSNKKTTLPADFQFPPETLSQLSLKPSSSLSQDAQKRLSGELGEGIGDYDYNNANDTANFCPGLQGGDSDDDVEGFAGSDDTQPSGDSIPPPSQDLEGVSTYGEEDLVPEPHRVNKIEINYAKTAKKMDMKRLKNSMWTLLTESPEKHTEVVDTVEKPEVCGEKVFSQTTKTLLQRLPNTMAQNLSVPLAFVALLHLANEKNLELVKVDDMTDIIIRQGH from the exons ATGAGTGCAGCCTCAACACCCGTCTCCCGGGTACGTCCAGGGTGGACATCGTCATCCTTGAAGAACAAGGGTCTGTCCCCTGCTGCCTGCAGCACCCCGCTGCTGGCAGCCTTCCCTGGCAATGATGATGAGCAGGAACGTCGTCAGCGCCGAAGGTCAAGAGTCATTGACCTTCAAGCTGCCACTGACTCCTCCTTCAATGAATCTGCATCTCATAG CGCCACAGGTACTCCTGCTGCCGTGCCGAAGTTGTCAAATGCACAGATCTCAGAGCACTACTCCACCTGCATAAAACTCTCCACTGAGAAT AAAATCACCACCAAAAATGCCTTCGGTCTGCATCTGATTGATTACATGGCTGATATTCTCAAACAGAAAGATTCTGAGCTCACAAACTTCAAG GTTGCAGCTGGCACTTTGGATGCCAGTACAAAAATCTATGCTGTGAGGGTGGATGCTGTTCATGCTGATGCCTACAGGGTGCTGGGTGGCCTGGGGGCTGAGACCAAACCTGGAGAGG aCCATGGTCCTAAGGAGGATGGCAGAGATGATGATGGGGTTGCAGGACCTGAAGTGACTGCAAAGCagccaaagaaaaagagacCTCCTAAGAGAACAGTGGAGCAGAACCTGAGCAACATCAATAGCTCTGATTCTGAGAGGAAGTGTGAG GTGGACCCAATGTTTCAGAGGATGGCCTCATCCTTTGATGAGAGCAGCACGGCTGGTGTCTTCCTGTCAGTTCTCTTCAGTGAGAACAGTCGTTGTGAGCTGCTCTTTCCCTCCTATATGACCCTCCTACAGTCCAGAGCCTCCTattctcctccacctccacaggCAGTCTCCGCTTCGCCATTCATGG CCGGACTACAACGTTCCCAGGAGAAAAGCTCCATTTGCCCCTCACTGCAGGACTTCTCCTTCACTAGCTGGAACCCTGAGCAG ACCATGAATCAGCTCTTGGAGAAGATGAAGCAGGGCGAACACGTATTTGATGTGAATGCTGATCCCGAGCCTGAACCTGAAGAAGACGACTGCCCTGACTTTGACGCCGACTATGAGGAGGGACTGGGCGACGGTGAGGAGGGATCCAAGGAGCAGAAAGAGGGTTGTGAAGCCTCTGGCTCCGGAAAAGGAAG GGATGTAATTCCCATCGGAGAGGGAGACATCGCCACTATGTGTCTGCACCTGTCCTCTCAGCCCAGGGAGTATTCATACTTCAGCCCCAGAACCATGTCCACATGGGCTGGACCAGGCTACTGGCAGTTCAAGCCAAAGCACAAAT TGGACCATTTGCCTGACAAGGAGACACGTAAAAGAAAGCCCAAGAAGATCTTTGAAATAGACTTCAATGATGATGTCAATTTTGACACCTACTTCCGCACCACAAGG GCTGCCACCACTAACAGCAAGTCTGCCCTCAGTGTCAGCAATAAGAAGACTACTCTACCAGCGGACTTCCAGTTTCCCCCAGAGACCCTCTCCCAGCTCAGCCTCAAACCCTCTAGCTCG TTGAGTCAAGACGCCCAGAAGAGGCTGTCTGGAGAGCTTGGAGAAGGCATTGGAGACTATGACTACAACAATGCCAATGACACAGCCAACTTCTGTCCAGGTCTTCAG GGAGGcgacagtgatgatgatgttgaagGGTTTGCCGGTTCAGATGATACACAGCCTTCAGGTGACAGTATACCTCCGCCCTCTCAAGATCTAGAGGGCGTCTCCACCTATGGGGAGGAGGATCTGGTACCTGAACCACACAGA GTCAACAAGATTGAGATCAACTATGCTAAGACTGCAAAGAAAATGGACATGAAGAGACTCAAGAACAGCATGTGGACTCTTCTCACTGAAAgcccagaaaaacacacagag GTGGTGGACACTGTGGAGAAACCAGAGGTGTGTGGGGAGAAAGTCTTCAGTCAAACCACAAAGACGCTGCTTCAAAG ATTGCCCAACACCATGGCCCAGAACCTGTCAGTGCCTCTGGCATTTGTCGCTCTGCTTCATCTTGCCAATGAAAAG aatttGGAGTTGGTGAAGGTTGATGACATGACAGATATCATCATCAGACAAGGCCACTGA
- the LOC120805699 gene encoding vesicle-associated membrane protein 8-like translates to MDIDPERGGVEAAPERQDKVQALRDQVDGVKNIMTQNVDRILARGERLDDLMGKSEDLQAGAQHFKQTSQKVARSYWWKNVKLIVVIVVVVLIIVLIIILLATGVIPVSAPLPPIVNPTSKP, encoded by the exons ATGGACATTGATCCG GAGCGGGGAGGAGTGGAGGCAGCACCAGAGCGCCAGGACAAGGTGCAGGCCTTGAGGGATCAGGTAGATGGAGTGAAAAACATCATGACACAGAATGTAGACCGGATCCTGGCCCGAGGAGAGAGATTGGACGACCTCATGGGCAAGTCAGAGGACCTGCAAGCCGGG GCTCAGCACTTCAAGCAGACGTCTCAGAAAGTGGCTCGCTCCTACTGGTGGAAGAACGTCAAGCTGATCGTGGTCATCGTGGTGGTCGTCCTCATCATCgtcctcatcatcatcctgcTGGCCACTGGAGTCATCCCTGTCAGTGCTCCCTTGCCTCCTATAGTCAATCCCACCTCCAagccataa